The Dehalococcoides mccartyi CG5 genome contains the following window.
ACAACTTTATTTTAATTTATGTATCTAGGAGGGCTAAAAGAGGCTAAAATCAAGCCTGCCAGAGAGATTTGGAGAGTAACAGAGTGTCAAGTGACCTTCTATCCCTATCACAGGCACCTTGCTTGTTGTCAACCGCCATTGTTACTATTTATCTAGTCTTTAACAGATTGGTACTTATTCTTACAGGGGTGGATCATTTTCATGGCAGAGTGTGTACCCCCTTGATTTCAAACACGGTTTAATTACTGGGAGGGATATTTTTGTCTATTCGGCCTGCACAAGAACTATGGGAAACAGCCCTGGGGGAGATTGAACTTCAGGTAAACAAGCCCAATTTCCGTACCTGGTTTGCCAAAACTGTCGGCCTTAAATACGACGGCAGTGAATTTGTTATAGGCGTTCCCAATACTTTTGTGGCCGAATATCTGGAGCTTAATCAGCGTTCGCTGATTGAAAAAACCCTGATAAATACTACCCACAGTCCGGTAGAGCTCTGTTTTCAGCTTATCCAGTCCGGGCAGGTACCGGCTGCTGTTCCTCAGACAAACAAACAGAAACAGGAATCTCCCTTTAATCCCCGTTATACCTTTGAATCTTTCATAGTGGGGTCATGCAACCGCATGGCTCACGCTGCCTCGCTGGCAGCCGCCCAGAATCCCGGAAAGAGTTATAACCCTCTTTATATTTATGCAGAGGCTGGTTTAGGCAAAACCCATCTCCTGCAGGCCATCGGACATCTGGCAAACCTGAACCGCCGCAAGGCTCTGTATGTCAGCGGAGAACAGTTTACCACTGACTTTATATCTTCTATCCGAAACGGCCAAACTGAAGAATTCCGTTCCCGTTACCGGGATGTAGACCTATTGCTTTTGGATGATGTCCAGTTTATTGGCGGTAAGGAACAGACTGAAGAATGTTTATTCCATACCTTTAATGATCTGCATAATTCCAACCGCCAGATAGTTATTTCGGCAGATTCCCCACCCAAGTCACTGCCCCAGCTGGCCGAAAGATTACGGTCACGCTTTGAGTGGGGGCTCACTATTGAGATTGAACCGCCGGATGAAAAAACCCGTCTTGAGCTTCTGCAGCTTAAAGCTGAGCAATCCGGTACAGAACTGAATATGGATACTCTGGAATATCTGGCACAGGCAGTGAAGCACAATATCCGCGAACTGGAAGGCAGCCTTAACCGGGTGCTGGCGTATGCCCGTTTGCTAAGGGCTGCCATTACCCCCGACCTGGCTGCCAGAGCCCTTTCGGACATTGGCTCCCGTCCGGTCAGGGAAAACAGCCCCCTTCGTCCGGGTAATATAATTTCAGCCGTATCCCAGGTATTTCAGATACCGACAACCGAACTTTTGGGTGCCGCCCGTGACAAAGATACTGCTCTGGCCCGCCAGTTTGCCATGTTTATACTCAAACAACAAAATTCTGCCTCTCTGGTAGAGATAGGTCAGTCTTTAGGCGGAAGAAGTGCTTCTACCGTCAGCCATGCCTGTGATAAAATCCAGCTGGAGCTGGAAAACAGCACCTTTCTGCGTCTGAAAATGACCGAGGTTCAAAACCACCTTTCCCAACAGCGCCTTCCCTGATTCCTTTAACTGCCATTTATTCCTGACATTTCCATGGTTGTTGTTTTTTCTGTAATACTTGGTTGCCCACCGGGGGCATTTACAGGTTTTTTCTATTCCTTTTCGACAGTCTTTCTATAACTTCGGTATATTTTTCGATAACCGGACTAAATTTTAGATAACTTTAAGAAATCTCTGCTTTAAAAAATGGCTTCGTGCTTTAAAATAGCGATTTTATTCGTAAAGTCTTATTATTATTATTTCTGATATACTTAAAAATAAACAAGTTAAAGTTTAAGTGATTTCGATAACCTAAGAATTAGATAACTTTTTAGATAAGGTGTTTTAGAGATGTTTGACAGAGTAGAAATTAATATCAAGGCTGGAGACGGCGGTAGTGGCAAGGTGAGCTTCAGGCGTGAAAAATTCGTTCCTTACGGCGGGCCTGACGGGGGCGACGGCGGAGACGGCGGCAACGTATATCTGGAAGCTGATTCCGGGCTTTACAGCCTTTTAAATTTTAAGCATAAAAGAGTTCATAAAGCCTCTAACGGTGAAGGCGGTATGGGCAGCCGTTGCACTGGCCACAACGGGGCAGACCTGGTGATAAAAGTGCCGGTTGGTACGGTGGCTACTATTCTGGAGGAAAACGGCCAGAAAAGGGTTCTGGCTGATTTGGCGGCCGACGGAGACCGCACCCTGGTAGCTCACGGGGGACAGGGAGGGTTGGGTAATACCCATTTTGTTTCCTCTACCAATCAAGCCCCCATGCTGGCTCAAAAAGGCCAGCCGGGCGGCGAATATGACCTGATACTGGAACTGAAACTTATTGCCGATGTGGCTATTATCGGCTATCCGAATGTGGGCAAGTCTTCACTGCTTTCCCTGCTGACAGCGGCTAAACCCAAAGTAGCCAACTATCCTTTTACTACTCTATCACCGGTAATGGGGGTTATCGAACGTCCGGAGGGTGTCTTTGTCATGGCAGAAGTACCCGGACTTATTGAAAATGCCCATCTGGGCAAGGGTCTCGGGCACGATTTCTTACGCCATATTTCCCGCACCCGTATGGTTATCCACCTGCTGGATGGCACTTCAGAAAACCCTATAGACGATATGATAAAGGTCAACAGCGAGCTGTATCTTTACGATGCCTCTTTGTCCGAACGCCCCCAGGTGGTAGCTATAAACAAGATAGATGATGAGCTGGTACAGCTCAGGCGGGAAGAACTTAAGGAGACTTTTAAAGAAGCCGGGCTGGAGGTATTTTTTATTTCCGCCCTGACAGGCGAAGGGGTGGATGTACTGCTGGCTAAAGTAGCGGAAAAGCTGGACATTCTTAAAGCGGCGGATATATCCGAAACAGCTCCCGACCATGAAGTAAAGATTTTCCGGCCTGCCCCCAAGGGTAAAATGGGTTTTCGTATTACCCGTTTGGAAGATGGCTGGCAGGTGGAAGCCCCTGAGATTGAGCGGATTATTGAGCACTCTGATATTGAAGACCCGGAGGTCAGGCGGCAGGTAATGGTGCTTTTGAAACACCGCAGTGTCCAGCAATCTTTGATAAAGTCCGGGGCAGTTATCGGCCAAAAGATTATAACCGGCAGGATGGAATGGTATCTTTAAAAACAGGCATACTGGGGGGAACTTTTGACCCCATTCATACCGGCCACCTGATACTGGCCGATGAGGTAAAAAACAGGCTGGGGCTGGACGAGGTTATTTTTATACCCACCGGTCAGCCCTATTATAAAGCGGATAAAACTATCAGCCCGGCTGAAGACCGCCTGAATATGGTTAAGCTGGCCATATCGGACAAGCCCTATTTCAGGGTTATGGATATTGAAATAAAAAGAAGCGGTCCCACCTATACGGCTGATACCTTAAACGATCTGAAGACTATTTTGCCCGAAAAGACCGAGCTTTACTTTATGCTGGGCTGGGATAATCTGGAGGCTTTGCCGCGCTGGCACAAGGCTTCTGAAATAATACGGCTTTGCCGGCTGGTAGCCGCACCCCGCATAGGGCAGGTGAAACCGGACGTGGACGAACTGGATGATAAATTGCCCGGTTTACAGCAGAGCCTTATCCTGCTTTCCAAGCCGGAGGTTGATATATCTTCTTCTCTGGTACGGGAAAGAGTAGAAAACGGGCAGGGAGTGGAACATCTGGTGCCGGCGGCAGTTGCTTCGTATATCAAAGAGCACAACCTGTACTGCCGTAAATAAATCCGGTATTAAAACTGTCAGATAAAAATTAAGGGGCGTCTTAGACGCCCCTTAGCTGTTTTCTAAGGCTTTAATAAAGGCTTAGATATCCAGGTTCTTGACGGTGCGGGAGTGAGACTGGATAAAGGCCTTGCGGGGAGCTACTTCACCGCCCATCAGCAGGTTAAAAATC
Protein-coding sequences here:
- the obgE gene encoding GTPase ObgE: MFDRVEINIKAGDGGSGKVSFRREKFVPYGGPDGGDGGDGGNVYLEADSGLYSLLNFKHKRVHKASNGEGGMGSRCTGHNGADLVIKVPVGTVATILEENGQKRVLADLAADGDRTLVAHGGQGGLGNTHFVSSTNQAPMLAQKGQPGGEYDLILELKLIADVAIIGYPNVGKSSLLSLLTAAKPKVANYPFTTLSPVMGVIERPEGVFVMAEVPGLIENAHLGKGLGHDFLRHISRTRMVIHLLDGTSENPIDDMIKVNSELYLYDASLSERPQVVAINKIDDELVQLRREELKETFKEAGLEVFFISALTGEGVDVLLAKVAEKLDILKAADISETAPDHEVKIFRPAPKGKMGFRITRLEDGWQVEAPEIERIIEHSDIEDPEVRRQVMVLLKHRSVQQSLIKSGAVIGQKIITGRMEWYL
- the nadD gene encoding nicotinate-nucleotide adenylyltransferase is translated as MVSLKTGILGGTFDPIHTGHLILADEVKNRLGLDEVIFIPTGQPYYKADKTISPAEDRLNMVKLAISDKPYFRVMDIEIKRSGPTYTADTLNDLKTILPEKTELYFMLGWDNLEALPRWHKASEIIRLCRLVAAPRIGQVKPDVDELDDKLPGLQQSLILLSKPEVDISSSLVRERVENGQGVEHLVPAAVASYIKEHNLYCRK
- the dnaA gene encoding chromosomal replication initiator protein DnaA; this encodes MSIRPAQELWETALGEIELQVNKPNFRTWFAKTVGLKYDGSEFVIGVPNTFVAEYLELNQRSLIEKTLINTTHSPVELCFQLIQSGQVPAAVPQTNKQKQESPFNPRYTFESFIVGSCNRMAHAASLAAAQNPGKSYNPLYIYAEAGLGKTHLLQAIGHLANLNRRKALYVSGEQFTTDFISSIRNGQTEEFRSRYRDVDLLLLDDVQFIGGKEQTEECLFHTFNDLHNSNRQIVISADSPPKSLPQLAERLRSRFEWGLTIEIEPPDEKTRLELLQLKAEQSGTELNMDTLEYLAQAVKHNIRELEGSLNRVLAYARLLRAAITPDLAARALSDIGSRPVRENSPLRPGNIISAVSQVFQIPTTELLGAARDKDTALARQFAMFILKQQNSASLVEIGQSLGGRSASTVSHACDKIQLELENSTFLRLKMTEVQNHLSQQRLP